In one Dermacentor albipictus isolate Rhodes 1998 colony unplaced genomic scaffold, USDA_Dalb.pri_finalv2 scaffold_11, whole genome shotgun sequence genomic region, the following are encoded:
- the LOC135905885 gene encoding serine-rich adhesin for platelets-like, with the protein METSSTQTVFGFGCGLDWRPTSFVEAIASAHVCSACKLVPRVLAALPCHHRLCPQCYVHDGKQLNRCPRDKRAFDQKDVVLSTFSAESILSRKVRCWNAENGCDAEDAASAMLEHFCNDCRFHAVSCRTCGSTLLHREVTSHLESCCSPEESPAETFEESPEESPEETFEESPEEFVEDRSEEYSPAESQAAYLSSIFEEVRRRSADGNVTVLTWHSSSAERPSADTPEEKVAVETGQPSSGEHPASDIIEENLTVQARYVPSSEVPTSEKESDMTRLSMSVSSTVEGALPSANGNCGLETLASPGEMDSVSVDNAPSLSAVSTQEPSMTTDAKLRELTGTSTKEQDNFSGTAVPQPLQGTEEASAATSRAVDEADDSVGNIDETKPQLVLCPGVNLEVLMDIEECCEFTIENWSSFAAGKTRPGNRNGRCDCGTRLFAYGYVIVPKVVVSYKVGFVCFNVYAFKGPDGTVSDYPLDITFRLRIVHPTDCTKDLRLCKDVIWQVPSLDTIMGEKVHCMWGSQEFVTVLDIREGGFVANDKVRMRFKLTPW; encoded by the coding sequence ATGGAAACAAGCAGCACGCAGACCGTGTTCGGTTTTGGCTGCGGTCTCGACTGGCGGCCTACCTCGTTCGTGGAAGCCATCGCCTCTGCGCACGTGTGCAGCGCGTGCAAACTGGTGCCCCGTGTATTGGCCGCGTTGCCCTGCCACCACCGGCTTTGTCCCCAATGTTACGTGCACGACGGGAAACAATTGAACCGCTGTCCGCGGGACAAGAGAGCCTTTGATCAGAAAGACGTGGTTCTCTCGACCTTCAGTGCGGAAAGTATTCTCAGTCGCAAAGTGCGCTGCTGGAACGCGGAGAACGGTTGCGATGCCGAGGACGCTGCTTCCGCCATGCTGGAGCACTTTTGCAACGACTGTCGATTCCACGCCGTGAGCTGCCGCACCTGCGGCAGCACACTGTTGCACCGGGAGGTCACCAGTCACCTCGAGAGCTGCTGCTCACCCGAGGAATCGCCCGCGGAAACGTTTGAGGAATCGCCCGAGGAATCGCCCGAGGAAACGTTTGAGGAATCGCCTGAGGAATTTGTTGAGGACCGTTCTGAGGAATATTCTCCCGCGGAATCCCAGGCGGCGTACCTTTCATCTATCTTCGAGGAAGTGCGAAGAAGGTCAGCTGACGGAAACGTGACAGTGCTGACGTGGCACTCATCGAGCGCGGAGCGTCCTAGTGCCGATACACCGGAAGAAAAGGTTGCTGTAGAAACAGGGCAACCATCAAGCGGGGAGCACCCCGCCTCCGATATAATCGAAGAAAACTTGACTGTACAAGCGCGGTACGTACCAAGCAGCGAGGTCCCCACTTCCGAGAAAGAAAGTGACATGACGCGGCTTTCTATGTCTGTGAGCAGTACAGTGGAAGGCGCCTTGCCAAGCGCGAACGGGAATTGCGGTCTCGAGACACTTGCCTCGCCTGGTGAAATGGACAGCGTTTCGGTAGATAACGCCCCTTCATTAAGTGCGGTTTCAACACAAGAGCCTAGCATGACTACGGACGCAAAGCTACGCGAACTGACAGGCACGTCAACTAAGGAGCAAGACAACTTTAGCGGCACTGCCGTTCCGCAGCCCTTGCAGGGCACAGAAGAAGCTTCTGCTGCAACGTCCAGAGCAGTTGACGAGGCCGACGACAGTGTTGGTAATATTGATGAAACTAAGCCTCAACTTGTTCTGTGTCCGGGTGTTAATTTGGAAGTATTGATGGACATCGAAGAGTGTTGTGAATTCACCATAGAAAATTGGTCTTCCTTCGCCGCAGGCAAAACTCGACCTGGTAACCGAAATGGTCGATGTGACTGTGGCACGCGCCTTTTCGCTTACGGATATGTGATCGTTCCGAAGGTGGTTGTCTCGTACAAAGTAGGTTTCGTTTGTTTTAACGTATATGCGTTTAAAGGCCCCGATGGTACCGTTTCTGATTATCCTTTAGATATAACGTTCAGACTGCGGATCGTTCATCCCACTGATTGCACAAAGGACCTTAGACTGTGCAAGGACGTTATTTGGCAAGTGCCTTCTCTGGACACGATAATGGGTGAAAAAGTGCACTGTATGTGGGGCAGTCAAGAATTTGTGACCGTTTTAGACATTAGAGAAGGCGGTTTCGTCGCAAACGATAAAGTGCGCATGCGTTTTAAACTGACGCCATGGTAA